The proteins below come from a single Microbacterium sp. SLBN-154 genomic window:
- a CDS encoding ATP-dependent Clp protease ATP-binding subunit — protein MQATQMPGHEEQQSALEQFGINLTDRARQGKLDPVIGRDSEIRRVSQVLTRRTKNNPVLIGEPGVGKTAVVEGLAQRIVAGDVAESLKDKELITLDISALVAGAMYRGQFEERLKSVLKEITESDGRIITFIDELHVLMGAGGGEGSVAASNMLKPMLARGELRLIGATTLNEYREFIEKDAALERRFQQVYVGEPSVEDTVAILRGLKERYEAHHKVAISDGALVAAASLSHRYIPSRQLPDKAIDLIDEAASRLRMEIDSAPLEIDELRRHVDRLKLEELALKKEKDDASRERLAVLRDSLAKEQAKLDELQARWERERSSLNRVGDLKTRLDAARIEAERAQREGNLEKASRILYAEIPRLERDLVEAEREEPAGDRMVNDQVTEEDIAAVIAAWTGIPVGRLMQGETERLLHLEKELGKRIIGQREAVRAVSDAVRRSRAGISDPNRPTGSFLFLGPTGVGKTELAKALAEFLFDDEHAMVRIDMSEYGEKHSVSRLVGAPPGYIGYEQGGQLTEAVRRRPYSVVLLDEVEKAHPEVFDVLLQVMDDGRLTDGQGRTVDFKNVIVILTSNLGSPILIDPTLSTEVKREQVQALVRQAFKPEFINRLDDIVIFQALTEDDLAQIVELAVDLLQRRLKDRRLTLAVTPDARAWLAERGYDPVFGARPLRRLIQSEIQDRLAMAILSGGVRDGDLVRVDVAADGSALVLTSDGPAAGPGGGAAEEDEVIEAILED, from the coding sequence ATGCAAGCCACGCAGATGCCCGGGCACGAGGAGCAGCAGAGCGCCCTCGAGCAGTTCGGGATCAACCTCACCGACCGTGCCCGGCAGGGCAAGCTCGACCCCGTGATCGGGCGCGACAGCGAGATCCGCCGGGTCAGCCAGGTGCTCACCCGGCGCACCAAGAACAACCCGGTGCTGATCGGCGAGCCCGGTGTCGGCAAGACCGCTGTGGTCGAGGGTCTCGCCCAGCGGATCGTCGCCGGCGACGTCGCCGAATCGCTCAAGGACAAAGAGCTCATCACCCTCGACATCTCCGCCCTCGTCGCGGGGGCGATGTACCGCGGGCAGTTCGAGGAGCGCCTGAAGAGCGTGCTGAAGGAGATCACCGAATCCGACGGTCGGATCATCACGTTCATCGACGAGCTGCACGTGCTGATGGGTGCCGGCGGCGGCGAGGGATCGGTCGCCGCTTCGAACATGCTCAAGCCCATGCTCGCGCGCGGCGAGCTGCGCCTCATCGGCGCGACGACGCTCAACGAGTACCGGGAGTTCATCGAGAAGGATGCCGCGCTGGAGCGTCGCTTCCAGCAGGTCTACGTCGGAGAGCCGTCGGTCGAAGACACCGTCGCGATCCTGCGGGGCCTCAAGGAGCGGTACGAGGCGCACCACAAGGTCGCGATCTCCGACGGGGCGCTGGTCGCCGCGGCATCCCTCTCCCATCGGTACATCCCCAGCCGCCAGCTGCCCGACAAGGCCATCGACCTTATCGACGAGGCCGCCTCGCGCCTGCGGATGGAGATCGACTCGGCGCCGCTCGAGATCGACGAGCTGCGCCGTCACGTCGACCGGCTGAAGCTCGAGGAGCTCGCGCTGAAGAAGGAGAAGGATGACGCCTCGCGCGAGCGTCTCGCGGTGCTGCGCGACAGTCTCGCGAAGGAGCAGGCGAAGCTCGACGAGCTGCAGGCGCGCTGGGAGCGGGAGCGGTCGTCGCTGAACAGGGTCGGCGACCTGAAGACCCGGCTGGATGCCGCCCGCATCGAGGCAGAGCGCGCGCAGCGCGAGGGCAACCTCGAGAAGGCGTCGCGCATTCTGTACGCCGAGATCCCGCGGCTCGAGCGCGACCTCGTCGAGGCCGAGCGCGAGGAGCCCGCCGGTGACCGGATGGTCAACGACCAGGTGACCGAGGAGGACATCGCCGCGGTGATCGCGGCGTGGACCGGTATCCCGGTCGGACGCCTCATGCAGGGCGAGACCGAGCGCCTGCTGCACCTGGAGAAGGAGCTGGGCAAGCGCATCATCGGTCAGCGCGAGGCGGTGCGCGCGGTGTCCGACGCGGTGCGCCGGTCTCGCGCCGGCATCAGCGACCCGAACCGGCCGACGGGGTCGTTCCTCTTCCTCGGCCCGACCGGCGTCGGCAAGACCGAGCTGGCCAAGGCCCTCGCGGAGTTCCTCTTCGACGACGAGCACGCCATGGTGCGCATCGACATGTCGGAGTACGGCGAGAAGCACTCGGTCTCGCGGCTCGTCGGCGCCCCGCCCGGGTACATCGGGTACGAGCAGGGCGGTCAGCTCACCGAGGCCGTCCGGCGGCGTCCGTACTCGGTGGTGCTGCTCGACGAGGTCGAGAAGGCCCACCCCGAGGTGTTCGACGTGCTGCTGCAGGTGATGGACGACGGGCGCCTGACCGATGGGCAGGGGCGCACGGTCGACTTCAAGAACGTGATCGTGATCCTCACCTCGAACCTGGGGTCGCCGATCCTCATCGACCCGACGCTGTCGACCGAGGTCAAGCGCGAGCAGGTGCAGGCGCTGGTCCGTCAGGCGTTCAAGCCCGAGTTCATTAACCGCCTCGACGACATCGTGATCTTCCAGGCCCTCACCGAGGACGATCTCGCCCAGATCGTGGAGCTCGCCGTCGACCTGCTGCAGCGTCGGCTGAAGGATCGGCGTCTGACGCTGGCCGTCACCCCCGACGCCCGCGCGTGGCTCGCCGAGCGCGGGTACGACCCGGTGTTCGGGGCACGGCCGCTGCGTCGTCTCATCCAGTCCGAGATCCAGGACCGCCTCGCGATGGCGATCCTGTCTGGCGGGGTGCGCGACGGCGACCTGGTGCGGGTCGACGTCGCCGCCGACGGGTCGGCGCTGGTGCTCACGAGCGACGGTCCTGCGGCGGGGCCGGGCGGCGGAGCGGCGGAGGAGGACGAGGTCATCGAGGCGATCCTCGAAGACTGA
- a CDS encoding DUF2255 family protein, whose product MSFSDVVNHLDATQVVAIITRRQDGSPTATPIWAVVIDGVPYVRSAYGEKAWWYRHVTAGREVAFAMRDGAVAERDKEAALELPRERVALEPVPVDDPINDRIDEALWAKYADAPSSVEETITPRARACTFRVVAP is encoded by the coding sequence GTGAGCTTCTCCGATGTCGTGAACCACCTCGACGCGACGCAGGTCGTCGCGATCATCACCCGCCGCCAGGACGGGTCGCCCACCGCCACCCCGATCTGGGCCGTCGTGATCGACGGCGTCCCCTATGTGCGCTCCGCCTACGGCGAGAAGGCGTGGTGGTATCGCCACGTGACGGCCGGTCGCGAGGTCGCGTTCGCAATGCGCGACGGCGCGGTGGCCGAACGCGACAAGGAAGCCGCCCTCGAGCTTCCGCGTGAGCGCGTCGCGCTCGAGCCCGTGCCCGTCGACGATCCGATCAACGACCGCATCGACGAGGCTCTCTGGGCGAAGTACGCCGACGCGCCCTCATCGGTCGAGGAGACCATCACTCCGCGCGCCCGCGCCTGCACCTTCCGCGTCGTCGCCCCCTGA
- a CDS encoding GlxA family transcriptional regulator: MKTVACIVTDGFAPFEFGVACEAFGLDRSADGVPNFDFRVVTPDPGPVPSKLGFSINVDADLGFADEADLVVVSPTPHEYWGAPDPRVIEVIRRAVDRGAWVLSVCSGSFVLGAAGVLDGRRATTHWMYAATMAEMFPAIDVDPDVLYVQDGRIITSAGTAAGIDACLHLLRQELGAELTNKIARRMVVPPQRDGGQAQFIDKPLPVSTSQSLAPVTDWMLDNLRSDLTVEQLAAKAHMSPRTFARRFKADHGATPAAWLARQRLIHAQRLLETTDLGLDRIAWESGFGSAAVLRQNFARTLGITPTAYRDRFCCIRESSTTKETDAAAHVVAAASVLQPVG; the protein is encoded by the coding sequence ATGAAGACCGTTGCCTGCATCGTCACCGACGGGTTCGCCCCGTTCGAATTCGGCGTCGCCTGCGAGGCGTTCGGACTGGATCGCTCGGCGGACGGTGTGCCGAACTTCGACTTCCGTGTCGTGACACCCGATCCGGGTCCCGTGCCGTCGAAGCTCGGCTTCTCGATCAACGTCGACGCCGACCTGGGTTTCGCCGACGAGGCCGATCTCGTGGTGGTCTCGCCCACGCCGCACGAGTACTGGGGCGCCCCCGACCCGCGCGTGATCGAGGTGATCCGCCGTGCGGTCGATCGCGGCGCATGGGTGCTCAGCGTCTGCAGCGGCTCGTTCGTGCTCGGCGCCGCGGGCGTGCTCGATGGACGACGGGCGACGACCCATTGGATGTACGCGGCGACGATGGCCGAGATGTTCCCCGCCATCGATGTCGACCCCGACGTGCTCTACGTCCAGGACGGCCGGATCATCACCAGCGCCGGCACGGCCGCGGGTATCGACGCATGCCTGCACCTGCTACGTCAGGAGCTCGGCGCCGAGCTGACCAACAAGATCGCCCGGCGCATGGTCGTCCCCCCGCAGCGCGACGGCGGTCAGGCCCAGTTCATCGACAAGCCGCTGCCGGTCTCGACGTCGCAGTCGCTCGCACCGGTGACCGACTGGATGCTCGACAACCTCCGCAGCGACCTCACCGTGGAGCAGCTCGCCGCGAAGGCCCACATGTCGCCGCGTACATTCGCGCGGCGCTTCAAAGCCGACCACGGCGCCACCCCGGCGGCGTGGCTCGCCCGGCAGCGTCTCATCCACGCCCAGCGGCTGCTGGAGACCACCGACCTCGGCCTGGATCGCATCGCCTGGGAGAGCGGCTTCGGATCGGCCGCCGTCCTGCGACAGAACTTCGCCCGCACCCTGGGGATCACCCCGACCGCCTACCGTGATCGGTTCTGCTGCATTCGAGAGAGCTCGACCACGAAAGAGACGGATGCCGCGGCGCACGTCGTCGCCGCGGCATCCGTCCTTCAGCCCGTGGGTTGA
- a CDS encoding FAD-dependent oxidoreductase, whose product MPDVVVVGAGPVGLLAAAELRRLGCDVTVIERRPVAGPGSRAIGLHSPSLAALEPGGYTERLLAEALRVDRGEARADGEVLGVVRFDRLSRRFPFVATLPQAATERVLTDAAPAVERGVTVRGVVADRDAVRIGVERAGGPGEMRAAVVIVASGAGARDLVYRPGAVAAREYADRYLMSDAPAGGRPVAEVHLDRGGVLESFPMPGGLRRFVAWDPSPDDDAPTARTARLREAVADRVGADAAASIAGATSFRVRRAVAPRLRRGRVVVIGDAAHEVSPIGGQGMNLGLLDAVTLAPLVAAWARGGDAPDAELARWERRRVASARRAAMLASLNTGLGRPLGAAGDRARRAALRVLLAGPAGRAFAHAYAMSLDLDA is encoded by the coding sequence ATGCCTGACGTCGTCGTCGTGGGCGCCGGACCCGTCGGTCTGCTGGCCGCCGCCGAGCTGCGACGCCTCGGCTGCGACGTCACGGTGATCGAGCGTCGGCCGGTCGCGGGGCCCGGATCACGGGCGATCGGGCTTCATTCGCCGTCGCTTGCCGCCCTCGAACCGGGGGGATACACCGAGCGCCTGCTCGCCGAGGCGCTGCGCGTGGATCGGGGGGAGGCGCGCGCGGACGGTGAGGTGCTGGGGGTGGTGCGATTCGATCGGCTGTCGCGCCGCTTCCCCTTCGTCGCGACCCTGCCCCAGGCCGCGACCGAACGGGTTCTGACGGATGCCGCGCCGGCCGTGGAGCGGGGGGTCACCGTGCGAGGTGTCGTCGCCGACCGCGATGCGGTGCGGATCGGTGTCGAGCGGGCGGGCGGGCCCGGCGAGATGCGCGCGGCGGTGGTGATCGTGGCCTCGGGCGCGGGAGCGCGCGATCTCGTCTACCGCCCCGGCGCCGTCGCCGCGCGCGAATACGCCGACCGGTATCTCATGTCCGACGCGCCGGCCGGCGGTCGACCGGTGGCCGAGGTGCACCTCGATCGCGGGGGCGTTCTGGAGTCGTTTCCGATGCCGGGTGGGCTGCGGCGGTTCGTCGCGTGGGATCCGTCGCCTGACGACGATGCCCCGACGGCGCGCACCGCACGGCTGCGGGAGGCTGTCGCCGACCGCGTCGGGGCGGACGCGGCGGCCTCGATCGCGGGGGCGACGTCGTTCCGGGTGCGCCGGGCCGTCGCACCGCGGCTGCGTCGCGGGAGGGTCGTGGTGATCGGCGACGCGGCACACGAGGTCAGCCCGATCGGTGGGCAGGGCATGAATCTGGGGCTGCTCGATGCCGTCACCCTCGCGCCGCTCGTGGCGGCGTGGGCGCGCGGCGGCGACGCACCTGACGCAGAGCTCGCGCGATGGGAGCGGCGCCGGGTGGCCTCCGCGCGGCGCGCGGCGATGCTCGCGTCGCTCAACACCGGGCTCGGGCGACCGCTCGGCGCGGCCGGGGATCGCGCGCGGCGCGCGGCGCTGCGTGTGCTCCTCGCTGGCCCGGCTGGTCGCGCCTTCGCCCACGCCTACGCGATGAGCCTCGACCTCGACGCGTGA
- a CDS encoding M28 family metallopeptidase, translated as MPLTKRRIAAVTAATAVIATMGLAAPAYAVPVADTPEKIVKAVKISQVMNHLRQFQKIADANDGNRASGLPGYDASVDYIVKELTRAGYDPEVQEFPFTYTEENSALSRQDPATTWVDGQDFLRNGFDPSAPEGTATGALVPVDLVTPFPADGTSTSGCEADDFTGFPAGGVALVQRGTCDFVVKALNAQAAGAAAVIVTNDGRAGLVQMSGDATGLTIPAVFTSSAVGEDLAATPGATVTVTVDYFSEERATYNVFAETNTGDDGNVVMAGAHLDSVQAGAGINDNGSGSAALLETAIQMQRVDPTNTVRFAWWGAEEEGLLGADYYVSNLTPEQIDDIALYLNFDMIGSPNHVYGVYDGDNSSGTAPEGFIPAGSAQIEDVFEQFYASQGVPFQDTEFSGRSDYGPFIAVGIPAGGLFTGAEGIKTEEEAARFGGLAGVAYDPCYHQLCDNLTGEGQDEVLYKDLARSVKQRLTGNVNRTALDVNSDALASAIITFAFDTSILTADDGGAGAGAGGSSTPGGGFLHDHGHHTEAAAR; from the coding sequence ATGCCGCTCACGAAGCGCAGGATCGCAGCGGTCACCGCCGCCACAGCCGTGATCGCCACCATGGGACTGGCCGCACCGGCCTATGCCGTACCGGTTGCCGACACGCCCGAGAAGATCGTCAAGGCCGTCAAGATCAGCCAGGTGATGAACCACCTCCGGCAGTTCCAGAAGATCGCCGACGCCAACGACGGCAACCGCGCGTCGGGTCTGCCCGGTTACGACGCATCCGTCGACTACATCGTCAAGGAGCTCACCCGAGCGGGCTACGACCCCGAGGTCCAGGAGTTCCCCTTCACCTACACCGAGGAGAACAGCGCGCTCAGCCGCCAGGACCCGGCCACGACGTGGGTCGACGGGCAGGACTTCCTCCGCAACGGCTTCGACCCCAGCGCGCCGGAAGGAACGGCGACCGGCGCGCTCGTGCCCGTCGATCTGGTGACGCCCTTCCCGGCAGACGGCACGAGCACGAGCGGGTGCGAGGCCGACGACTTCACCGGCTTCCCCGCCGGCGGCGTGGCGCTCGTCCAGCGCGGCACGTGCGACTTCGTCGTGAAGGCGCTCAATGCGCAGGCCGCCGGCGCCGCCGCGGTGATCGTGACGAACGACGGCCGTGCCGGGCTCGTCCAGATGAGCGGGGATGCCACGGGCCTGACGATCCCGGCCGTGTTCACGTCGTCGGCGGTCGGCGAGGACCTCGCTGCGACCCCCGGCGCGACCGTCACCGTGACGGTCGACTACTTCTCCGAGGAGCGCGCCACCTACAACGTCTTCGCCGAGACGAACACCGGTGACGACGGCAACGTCGTGATGGCGGGCGCACACCTCGACAGCGTCCAGGCGGGCGCCGGTATCAACGACAACGGATCGGGCAGCGCCGCGCTTCTCGAGACGGCGATCCAGATGCAGCGCGTGGATCCCACGAACACCGTGCGCTTCGCCTGGTGGGGCGCGGAGGAGGAAGGCCTCCTCGGAGCCGATTACTACGTCTCGAACCTCACGCCGGAGCAGATCGACGACATCGCCCTCTACCTGAACTTCGACATGATCGGCTCACCGAACCACGTCTACGGCGTGTACGACGGCGACAACTCCAGCGGCACCGCTCCGGAGGGCTTCATCCCGGCCGGATCCGCGCAGATCGAGGACGTCTTCGAGCAGTTCTACGCCTCGCAGGGCGTGCCGTTCCAGGACACCGAGTTCTCCGGTCGCTCCGACTATGGGCCCTTCATCGCCGTCGGCATCCCGGCGGGAGGCCTGTTCACCGGCGCCGAGGGCATCAAGACCGAGGAGGAGGCCGCACGCTTCGGCGGCCTGGCGGGCGTCGCCTATGACCCCTGCTACCACCAGCTATGCGACAACCTCACCGGCGAGGGCCAGGACGAGGTGCTCTACAAAGACCTCGCCCGCTCGGTGAAGCAGCGTCTCACGGGCAACGTCAACCGGACCGCGCTGGATGTGAACTCCGATGCGCTCGCGTCGGCGATCATCACCTTCGCGTTCGACACGTCGATCCTCACCGCCGACGACGGCGGCGCCGGTGCCGGCGCCGGTGGTTCCTCGACGCCGGGCGGCGGGTTCCTGCACGATCACGGCCACCACACCGAGGCGGCGGCGCGCTGA
- a CDS encoding glycosyltransferase yields the protein MHIVMFGDQHVESSGGAQVSMRLQRRFLERAGHTVTIVQPRLHARRVDDPASLDLPSVPVTLDREYGMTLPTRAADRAVDAGMAGRPPVDVVHVQGDFWGAILGHRFAARHALPLVHTMHNRVDVGIEATTPFPRLALRALNAWASGAILPREPREPGTDGWAYLRRFAARAAAVTAPSSHFAHRLMAHHVRPGGAPERHVDVVWNGIDDEMLDAASAAGPPRPAHPRPRLVWVGRMSPEKRLLPFLDALADSGVAADVTVIGGGGQARAAQRLVARRRPAARVTFAGRLPYAETLRRLAAADAVVQSSIGFETQGMTVFEAASLGTPAIAADPDIADELGDGVWRVGAEPDAFALTLRDAVADIAAGRAPRPQPEIAQTFRQSSRTAAMVAVYERVRRR from the coding sequence GTGCATATCGTGATGTTCGGCGACCAGCACGTCGAGTCCTCCGGCGGCGCGCAGGTGTCGATGAGGCTGCAGCGCCGATTCCTCGAGCGCGCCGGGCACACGGTGACCATCGTCCAGCCGCGCCTGCATGCCCGCAGGGTCGATGACCCCGCCTCCCTCGACCTGCCGTCGGTGCCGGTGACGCTCGATCGCGAGTACGGGATGACACTTCCCACGCGGGCCGCCGACCGCGCCGTCGATGCCGGGATGGCCGGGCGCCCGCCGGTCGACGTGGTGCACGTCCAGGGTGACTTCTGGGGGGCGATCCTCGGCCACCGGTTCGCCGCCCGTCACGCGCTGCCGCTTGTGCACACCATGCACAACCGGGTCGATGTGGGCATCGAGGCGACGACGCCCTTCCCCCGCCTGGCGTTGCGCGCGCTCAATGCGTGGGCGAGCGGGGCGATCCTCCCGCGCGAGCCGAGGGAACCCGGGACGGATGGGTGGGCCTACCTCCGCCGGTTCGCCGCGCGCGCCGCGGCGGTGACCGCCCCGTCGTCCCACTTCGCCCATCGCCTGATGGCCCATCACGTCCGTCCCGGCGGTGCACCCGAGCGCCACGTCGACGTCGTGTGGAACGGCATCGATGACGAGATGCTGGATGCCGCGAGCGCCGCCGGCCCGCCGCGGCCGGCGCATCCGCGACCCCGTCTGGTGTGGGTCGGCAGGATGAGTCCTGAGAAGCGCCTGCTGCCCTTCCTCGACGCGCTCGCCGACTCCGGCGTCGCCGCCGACGTCACCGTGATCGGCGGCGGAGGTCAGGCCCGAGCGGCGCAGCGGCTCGTGGCGCGGCGCCGACCGGCGGCGCGGGTGACCTTCGCCGGGCGGCTTCCCTACGCCGAGACCCTCCGGCGCCTCGCCGCCGCCGACGCCGTGGTGCAGAGCTCGATCGGCTTCGAGACGCAGGGGATGACGGTGTTCGAAGCGGCGTCGCTGGGGACCCCGGCGATCGCGGCCGACCCCGACATCGCCGACGAGCTCGGCGACGGGGTGTGGCGCGTCGGAGCCGAGCCGGATGCGTTCGCGCTGACACTCCGCGATGCCGTCGCCGACATCGCCGCCGGCCGCGCGCCGCGACCGCAGCCCGAGATCGCCCAGACCTTCCGGCAATCGTCGCGGACCGCGGCGATGGTGGCGGTCTACGAGCGGGTCAGGCGGCGCTGA
- a CDS encoding SRPBCC family protein, translating to MRGRRIYVETTIAADIETVWRLTQDPAAHVRWDIRFSRIMPGPVAEPDAGEPTRFRYERRTPLRTIRGTGVSLGERLRPDGTRTSVLRFHTRDRLSPIRAGRGFWRYVPDGNRTIFITGYDYEAGWGQLDRVVRPLLGWATAWSFDRLRIWVETGVPPEQWPLRSALWWWRRDRPRAARCARTPTRARRESGVATVPATLDALPDPKDDA from the coding sequence GTGCGCGGCCGTCGGATCTATGTCGAAACGACGATCGCCGCGGACATCGAGACGGTCTGGCGGCTGACGCAGGACCCCGCTGCCCACGTCCGATGGGACATCCGCTTCTCCCGGATCATGCCGGGTCCGGTTGCCGAACCGGATGCTGGGGAGCCGACGCGCTTCCGATACGAGCGCCGGACTCCCCTTCGCACAATCCGCGGCACCGGCGTGAGCCTGGGTGAGCGTCTCCGGCCGGACGGCACTCGCACCTCGGTGTTACGGTTCCACACCCGTGACCGACTCTCGCCGATCCGCGCCGGTCGCGGCTTCTGGCGATACGTGCCCGACGGGAACCGGACCATCTTCATCACCGGCTACGACTACGAGGCGGGCTGGGGACAGCTCGATCGGGTCGTCCGGCCCCTTCTCGGCTGGGCGACGGCGTGGAGCTTCGATCGGCTGCGCATCTGGGTCGAGACCGGGGTTCCGCCCGAGCAGTGGCCGCTGAGGAGCGCGCTGTGGTGGTGGCGCCGCGACCGCCCGCGCGCGGCGAGGTGTGCGCGGACGCCGACCCGTGCCCGTCGCGAATCGGGTGTCGCCACGGTTCCGGCGACCCTCGACGCGCTTCCCGACCCGAAGGATGACGCGTGA
- a CDS encoding UbiA family prenyltransferase, whose translation MRIVRALWGSSHPGPTLVVTALSAGLGIAAGLEAWRITLLAVAVFFGQLSIGISNDAIDADRDRAVGRTDKPIARGDVGVRTAWIGAIVCAIVALALSAPLGWAMLVVHAVVILSGWIYNRPLKSTPLSIVPFLVAFGSFPSLATLSAPNPSLAPVWASIAGATLGAAVHLTNVLPDLDADRQTGVRGLPHRLGARLSAVLAALGVVAGALAVLLGPVGGDVSRISVVSWVLFSAVVAVAVLTVVLTANRAPGRTLFRLVMLSALLLAAQLILSGGALRG comes from the coding sequence ATGCGGATCGTCCGGGCGCTGTGGGGATCGTCCCATCCCGGACCGACCCTCGTCGTCACCGCGCTCTCGGCAGGCCTCGGCATCGCCGCGGGGCTGGAAGCCTGGCGCATCACGCTGCTCGCTGTCGCGGTGTTCTTCGGCCAGCTGTCGATCGGCATCTCCAATGACGCGATCGACGCCGATCGTGACCGCGCGGTCGGCCGCACCGACAAGCCGATCGCGCGCGGAGACGTCGGCGTGCGAACGGCGTGGATAGGTGCGATCGTCTGCGCGATCGTGGCGCTTGCGCTCTCGGCGCCGCTCGGCTGGGCGATGCTGGTCGTCCACGCCGTGGTCATCCTGTCGGGGTGGATCTACAACCGGCCCCTGAAGTCGACCCCGCTGTCGATCGTCCCCTTCCTCGTCGCGTTCGGATCGTTCCCGTCGCTGGCGACCCTCAGCGCCCCGAACCCCTCCCTCGCGCCGGTATGGGCGAGCATCGCCGGTGCGACGCTGGGTGCCGCCGTGCATCTGACCAACGTGCTGCCCGACCTCGACGCCGATCGCCAGACGGGGGTGCGGGGGCTGCCGCACCGGCTCGGCGCGCGCCTGTCGGCGGTGCTCGCCGCTCTCGGTGTCGTGGCTGGGGCGCTGGCTGTGCTCCTCGGACCGGTCGGGGGCGATGTCTCGCGGATCTCGGTGGTGTCGTGGGTGCTCTTCTCCGCTGTCGTCGCCGTCGCCGTCCTCACCGTCGTGCTGACGGCCAACCGCGCCCCCGGGCGAACGCTCTTCCGGCTGGTGATGCTGTCGGCGCTCCTCCTGGCGGCCCAGCTCATCCTGTCGGGCGGCGCCTTGCGCGGGTGA
- a CDS encoding DUF4166 domain-containing protein encodes MSMFAEVLGSDFTRLHPMMQRRFGVGLASAEACVGRGVMSSIRRGPWWTVPFLHIGRLRNILVPDVGENVPFVIENYPYRDPFGRETVTFVREYVVRGTRRRFDATMIRDADRIVDYLGTHQHLAVDLDLAVDDRGGLELRSDAQRFYEGPVAFSFPMLFSGRAVLREWFDESDERFHVDLEVRNARFGFLFGYRGSFTCEWMPATDAPPRLKPRRHERRT; translated from the coding sequence ATGTCGATGTTCGCCGAGGTACTGGGGAGCGACTTCACCCGTTTGCACCCCATGATGCAGCGGCGCTTCGGAGTGGGGCTCGCGTCGGCCGAGGCGTGCGTCGGGCGCGGGGTGATGTCATCCATCCGGCGAGGACCGTGGTGGACCGTGCCGTTCCTCCACATCGGCCGGCTCCGCAACATCCTCGTCCCCGATGTCGGCGAGAACGTGCCGTTCGTCATCGAGAACTATCCCTACCGGGATCCGTTCGGGCGTGAGACGGTCACCTTCGTGCGCGAATACGTCGTGCGCGGCACGCGACGGCGGTTCGACGCCACGATGATCCGAGACGCCGACCGCATCGTGGACTACCTCGGCACTCACCAGCACCTCGCGGTCGACCTGGACCTCGCCGTCGACGACCGCGGCGGGCTCGAGCTGCGGTCGGACGCGCAGCGGTTCTACGAGGGCCCGGTCGCGTTCTCGTTCCCGATGCTCTTCAGCGGCCGGGCGGTCCTGAGGGAGTGGTTCGACGAGTCGGACGAGCGCTTCCACGTCGATCTCGAGGTGCGAAACGCTCGGTTCGGCTTCCTCTTCGGCTATCGCGGGAGCTTCACGTGCGAATGGATGCCGGCGACCGACGCTCCGCCGAGGCTCAAGCCCCGGCGGCACGAGCGCCGGACCTGA
- a CDS encoding methyltransferase domain-containing protein has product MTLAVRDTQLRELMDDPACDLSRLHATLRRFAVVNRLVSGWGAVYRSRVAPYLRGLGRPARVLDLGCGGGDVIARLAALARRDGLAAEWLGVDPDERALSVATRYAGSGIRFEATDSGALRSRGDRFDLVLSNHVLHHLDPAAFAAFRDDSRALSQGLVLHGDIARGHLAYGLYAVGITPLAPGSFLRTDGLRSIRRSYTAPELAAALGPGWRVEQPAPFRVLAVAEARHA; this is encoded by the coding sequence GTGACCCTCGCGGTGCGCGACACGCAGTTGCGGGAGCTGATGGACGACCCCGCGTGCGATCTCTCGCGCCTGCATGCGACCCTCCGCCGCTTCGCGGTGGTCAACCGCCTGGTATCGGGATGGGGCGCCGTCTACCGGTCGCGGGTCGCGCCGTACCTGCGCGGGCTCGGACGCCCGGCCCGGGTGCTCGATCTCGGATGCGGCGGGGGCGACGTCATCGCCCGGCTCGCCGCGCTCGCGCGCCGTGACGGGCTGGCGGCCGAGTGGCTCGGCGTCGACCCCGATGAGCGGGCGCTTTCGGTCGCGACGCGGTATGCCGGTTCGGGCATACGGTTCGAGGCCACCGACTCGGGCGCGCTGCGATCACGCGGCGACCGATTCGACCTCGTGCTCTCCAACCACGTGCTGCACCACCTCGACCCGGCCGCGTTCGCGGCGTTCCGCGACGACTCGCGGGCTCTGTCCCAGGGGCTCGTGCTGCACGGCGACATCGCCCGCGGGCACCTGGCGTACGGGCTGTATGCCGTGGGGATCACGCCGCTCGCCCCGGGCTCGTTCCTGCGGACGGACGGGCTCCGCAGCATCCGTCGCTCGTATACCGCTCCCGAGCTCGCAGCCGCCCTCGGGCCGGGGTGGCGGGTCGAACAGCCGGCACCGTTCCGGGTGCTGGCCGTGGCGGAGGCCCGCCATGCCTGA